In Juglans regia cultivar Chandler chromosome 13, Walnut 2.0, whole genome shotgun sequence, the following proteins share a genomic window:
- the LOC108983120 gene encoding serine carboxypeptidase-like 18 isoform X1, giving the protein MNSSSSSITQITMWWPSVVVVLLLQISNLVASQSIINTLPGFTGELPFKLETGYIGVGESDEAQLFYYFIESERSPKDDPLVLWLTGGPGCSGLSGLLFEIGPLSFNYANSSGNKPTLELNPYSWTKVANIIFLDAPVGTGFSYATTWEAYNVNDTSSAAQTYEFLRKWFLAHSMFLSNPLYIGGDSYSGIPVPIIAQEVSNGNEIGHLPPLILKGLVLGNPLTHRIFDLDARLKFAHRMALISDRLYESTKRNCKGEYIYPDPSNAKCIEDLQVVEECISNIFLTQILEPNCASQSPKPNKLREWSVLGDNFIDIHTSTPQVPGPWCRNYNYLYSYVWANDKTVREALHIREGTKTDWERCNKSLAYTENVITSIDYHRNLTKKDLRALVYSGDHDLGIPYVGTEEWIETLDLSIKDDWRPWFVGGQIAGYVTIFTEEKYSLTFTTIKGGGHTAPEYKPKECLAMIDRWFCYYFL; this is encoded by the exons ATGAATTCTAGCAGCAGCAGCATTACTCAGATCACAATGTGGTGGCCGTCCGTTGTGGTTGTACTATTGCTTCAGATTTCCAACTTGGTTGCATCACAGTCCATCATCAACACTCTTCCTGGTTTTACTGGCGAGCTTCCCTTCAAACTTGAAACTGG GTACATCGGAGTTGGAGAGTCAGACGAGGCGCAGCTATTTTACTACTTCATCGAGTCTGAAAGGAGTCCCAAGGATGACCCTCTTGTTCTTTGGCTCACCGGTGGTCCTGGTTGTTCCGGTCTCTCGGGCCTTTTATTTGAAATTG GTCCTTTATCTTTCAACTATGCAAATTCTAGTGGGAACAAACCAACATTGGAATTGAACCCCTACTCGTGGACAAAA GTTGCcaacataatatttttggacGCACCTGTCGGTACTGGATTCTCTTATGCAACAACTTGGGAGGCATACAACGTCAATGACACATCATCAGCAGCACAAACCTATGAATTTTTAAGAAAG TGGTTTTTGGCTCATTCTATGTTTCTCTCAAACCCCCTCTATATTGGTGGCGATTCTTATTCCGGCATACCCGTCCCGATCATTGCTCAAGAAGTTTCAAAcg GTAACGAAATTGGACATTTGCCACCATTAATTCTCAAA GGTTTGGTGCTAGGAAACCCACTTACACATAGAATTTTTGACCTGGATGCAAGACTAAAATTTGCTCACCGGATGGCACTCATATCCGATAGACTTTATGAG TCAACAAAAAGAAACTGCaaaggagaatatatatatccagATCCAAGCAACGCAAAGTGCATAGAAGATCTTCAAGTAGTCGAAGAA TGCATCTCCAATATATTTCTTACCCAAATATTGGAACCAAATTGCGCTTCACAATCCCCAAAGCCAAATAAACTTCGGGAATGGAGCGTTCTCGGTGACAACTTCATAGACATACACACCTCAACACCTCAAGTTCCAGGGCCATGGTGTCGT AACTATAACTATCTGTACTCCTACGTTTGGGCGAATGATAAAACAGTGCGAGAGGCTCTCCACATCCGAGAG GGAACCAAAACAGATTGGGAGAGATGCAATAAGAGCTTAGCATATACAGAGAATGTCATAACAAGTATTGATTACCACCGAAACCTTACCAAGAAAGATCTCCGGGCTCTGGTTTACAG CGGTGATCACGACTTGGGGATTCCATATGTGGGCACTGAAGAATGGATAGAAACGCTAGACTTGTCTATAAAGGATGACTGGAGACCTTGGTTTGTTGGCGGTCAAATCGCAGG aTACGTCACCATCTTTACAGAGGAAAAGTATAGCTTGACATTCACAACTATAAAG GGTGGGGGTCACACTGCACCAGAGTACAAGCCTAAGGAATGTCTCGCCATGATTGATAGATGGTTTTGTTACTACTTTCTGTAG
- the LOC108983120 gene encoding serine carboxypeptidase-like 18 isoform X2, protein MWWPSVVVVLLLQISNLVASQSIINTLPGFTGELPFKLETGYIGVGESDEAQLFYYFIESERSPKDDPLVLWLTGGPGCSGLSGLLFEIGPLSFNYANSSGNKPTLELNPYSWTKVANIIFLDAPVGTGFSYATTWEAYNVNDTSSAAQTYEFLRKWFLAHSMFLSNPLYIGGDSYSGIPVPIIAQEVSNGNEIGHLPPLILKGLVLGNPLTHRIFDLDARLKFAHRMALISDRLYESTKRNCKGEYIYPDPSNAKCIEDLQVVEEPNKLREWSVLGDNFIDIHTSTPQVPGPWCRNYNYLYSYVWANDKTVREALHIREGTKTDWERCNKSLAYTENVITSIDYHRNLTKKDLRALVYSGDHDLGIPYVGTEEWIETLDLSIKDDWRPWFVGGQIAGYVTIFTEEKYSLTFTTIKGGGHTAPEYKPKECLAMIDRWFCYYFL, encoded by the exons ATGTGGTGGCCGTCCGTTGTGGTTGTACTATTGCTTCAGATTTCCAACTTGGTTGCATCACAGTCCATCATCAACACTCTTCCTGGTTTTACTGGCGAGCTTCCCTTCAAACTTGAAACTGG GTACATCGGAGTTGGAGAGTCAGACGAGGCGCAGCTATTTTACTACTTCATCGAGTCTGAAAGGAGTCCCAAGGATGACCCTCTTGTTCTTTGGCTCACCGGTGGTCCTGGTTGTTCCGGTCTCTCGGGCCTTTTATTTGAAATTG GTCCTTTATCTTTCAACTATGCAAATTCTAGTGGGAACAAACCAACATTGGAATTGAACCCCTACTCGTGGACAAAA GTTGCcaacataatatttttggacGCACCTGTCGGTACTGGATTCTCTTATGCAACAACTTGGGAGGCATACAACGTCAATGACACATCATCAGCAGCACAAACCTATGAATTTTTAAGAAAG TGGTTTTTGGCTCATTCTATGTTTCTCTCAAACCCCCTCTATATTGGTGGCGATTCTTATTCCGGCATACCCGTCCCGATCATTGCTCAAGAAGTTTCAAAcg GTAACGAAATTGGACATTTGCCACCATTAATTCTCAAA GGTTTGGTGCTAGGAAACCCACTTACACATAGAATTTTTGACCTGGATGCAAGACTAAAATTTGCTCACCGGATGGCACTCATATCCGATAGACTTTATGAG TCAACAAAAAGAAACTGCaaaggagaatatatatatccagATCCAAGCAACGCAAAGTGCATAGAAGATCTTCAAGTAGTCGAAGAA CCAAATAAACTTCGGGAATGGAGCGTTCTCGGTGACAACTTCATAGACATACACACCTCAACACCTCAAGTTCCAGGGCCATGGTGTCGT AACTATAACTATCTGTACTCCTACGTTTGGGCGAATGATAAAACAGTGCGAGAGGCTCTCCACATCCGAGAG GGAACCAAAACAGATTGGGAGAGATGCAATAAGAGCTTAGCATATACAGAGAATGTCATAACAAGTATTGATTACCACCGAAACCTTACCAAGAAAGATCTCCGGGCTCTGGTTTACAG CGGTGATCACGACTTGGGGATTCCATATGTGGGCACTGAAGAATGGATAGAAACGCTAGACTTGTCTATAAAGGATGACTGGAGACCTTGGTTTGTTGGCGGTCAAATCGCAGG aTACGTCACCATCTTTACAGAGGAAAAGTATAGCTTGACATTCACAACTATAAAG GGTGGGGGTCACACTGCACCAGAGTACAAGCCTAAGGAATGTCTCGCCATGATTGATAGATGGTTTTGTTACTACTTTCTGTAG
- the LOC118344158 gene encoding uncharacterized protein LOC118344158, with protein sequence MTSAQQWLKAQRISYNNYWFLSIVESLFTLHRTILLFSSNQPPPPSFPRSFLSLQPASFLAFCCLALLQPLLLVRPSSLCRSSSSPSSSRTNEKAERSDIPYIDKKKYLVPADLTVGQFVYIIRKRIKLSAEKTIFIFVDNVLPPTGTIRSTIYDQKKDEDGFLYVTYSGENTFG encoded by the exons ATGACCTCTGCAca GCAATGGTTGAAAGCTCAACGTATAAGCTACAATAATTACTGGTTCCTCTCCATTGTTGAGTCATTGTTCACCCTCCATcgaactattttattattttcatcaaatcaACCTCCCCCTCCATCTTTCCctcgttcttttctctctcttcaacccGCTAGCTTCCTCGCGTTCTGTTGCCTCGCTCTTCTTCAACCCTTGCTCCTCGTTCGTCCCTCTTCTCTCTGTCGGTCGTCTTCTTCGCCATCTTCTTCCAGGACAAACG AGAAGGCTGAGAGAAGTGATATCCCCTACATCGACAAGAAAAA ATACCTTGTCCCTGCTGACCTGACAGTGGGccaatttgtatatataattcgGAAGAGAATTAAACTGAGTGCAGAAAAGACAATCTTTATATTTGTGGACAATGTCCTTCCACCAACAG GAACTATAAGGTCCACCATTTATGATCAAAAGAAGGATGAAGATGGATTTCTTTATGTTACTTACAGTGGGGAAAACACATTTGGGTAG